Proteins found in one Brachyspira murdochii DSM 12563 genomic segment:
- a CDS encoding tetratricopeptide repeat protein: MNLAIPYENEINDKDKTIIQEYILNNIKEYEHNSTKLTELTIEAVSALSAGKSRTEFLSKQGFFKNIFNSITGQNRKVRGEIDYNYILVKDASIKMIECLAEQNKITYEGLIYINNKLNNIEQNIEKELVTICNNIRESFNYILNKINQESNRIDSLEKKVQLLEFKASANILEFNNIKYNDMDGIEKIICLSNDLFSKICYSNENSITKEHIYMIKSILMDFNIDADAKTKVVDIYTKLINKPNFVDKIFYNIKYNIYLPNYVIPILSGIKKLDSLSKEESYIITSILNLGNNDISSIKLNLINEYGMNISNFDYNTEITNYDIIILIMNELKMISKKTNLPSKNNFVSIEARVELAKKYFSEKKYKKAVKECDIILSKEKDNKEAHNIRIECMYKILIREIQYYEKPLCYKETAKIYLIKRDYENTMKYLNKYFDYCSSNKDIYRYKQKLEDQYKKIKLYKERMEKKIDKAADKNKKDYLEFMNDFWGVYLSKI; the protein is encoded by the coding sequence ATGAATTTAGCTATACCTTATGAAAATGAGATTAACGATAAAGATAAAACAATAATACAAGAATATATACTTAATAATATAAAAGAATATGAGCATAACTCTACTAAACTTACAGAATTAACCATAGAAGCAGTATCCGCTTTAAGTGCTGGAAAATCAAGAACTGAATTTTTATCAAAACAAGGTTTTTTCAAAAATATATTTAATTCTATAACAGGACAAAATAGGAAGGTAAGAGGTGAGATAGATTATAATTATATATTAGTAAAAGATGCTTCAATAAAAATGATAGAGTGTTTGGCTGAACAAAATAAAATAACTTATGAAGGACTCATATATATAAATAATAAATTAAATAATATAGAACAAAATATTGAAAAAGAACTTGTAACTATATGCAATAATATAAGAGAGTCTTTTAATTATATACTTAATAAAATAAATCAGGAATCCAATAGAATAGATTCGCTTGAAAAAAAGGTTCAGCTTTTAGAGTTTAAGGCTTCGGCAAATATACTTGAATTTAATAATATTAAATATAATGATATGGATGGTATTGAAAAGATTATATGTTTGAGTAATGATCTCTTTTCAAAAATATGCTACAGCAATGAAAACTCTATTACTAAAGAGCATATTTATATGATAAAATCTATACTAATGGATTTTAATATAGATGCTGATGCAAAAACTAAAGTAGTAGATATATATACTAAATTGATTAATAAGCCTAATTTTGTAGATAAAATTTTTTACAATATTAAATACAATATATATCTTCCGAATTATGTTATACCTATATTAAGCGGTATAAAAAAATTAGATAGTCTATCTAAAGAAGAAAGTTATATAATAACGTCAATACTTAATTTAGGAAATAATGATATATCTAGTATAAAACTTAATTTAATAAATGAATACGGAATGAATATATCAAATTTTGATTATAATACAGAGATAACAAATTATGATATTATAATACTAATAATGAATGAATTAAAAATGATATCAAAAAAAACAAATCTTCCAAGTAAGAATAACTTTGTAAGTATAGAGGCAAGAGTAGAATTGGCAAAAAAATATTTCTCTGAAAAAAAATATAAAAAAGCTGTAAAAGAATGTGATATTATATTAAGCAAAGAAAAAGATAATAAAGAAGCACATAATATAAGAATAGAGTGCATGTATAAAATACTTATAAGAGAGATTCAATATTATGAAAAACCTTTATGCTACAAAGAGACTGCAAAAATATATTTGATAAAAAGAGATTATGAAAATACAATGAAATACTTAAATAAATATTTTGATTATTGCTCATCAAATAAAGATATATACAGATATAAGCAGAAGTTGGAGGATCAGTATAAAAAAATAAAATTGTATAAAGAAAGAATGGAGAAAAAGATAGATAAAGCAGCAGATAAAAATAAAAAAGATTATTTAGAGTTTATGAATGATTTTTGGGGAGTATATTTAAGTAAGATTTAG
- a CDS encoding patatin-like phospholipase family protein has protein sequence MKKLGLVLGGGGGLGSYQIGVWKALKEYEVDNMIKAIAGTSVGVLNACLIAQNNYEIAEYIWTNEIEDKILSKKKIDKNNSFISSNGIFSREGLIEIIDKYLNIDIIVNYEYPIYAAAVNLKKINVEYFKLNGKTHQEIKEIMMATSAIPLVFGRQNIKGVDYVDGGVEILNGNNLPLKPLYDENCDEIIVINLYKDSFIEKSSNCKVYEIVPNSDIGDFFTGAMDFSLEGARMRLEEGYKDAKNILKQVFKMGNTQLESMENSSKMYQDEIRNEINRKKLKRKLNNAIDSLRLNDNDK, from the coding sequence ATGAAAAAATTAGGTTTAGTATTAGGCGGCGGCGGCGGACTTGGAAGCTATCAGATAGGAGTTTGGAAGGCTTTAAAAGAGTATGAAGTTGATAATATGATTAAAGCCATTGCTGGGACTTCTGTAGGTGTTCTTAATGCATGCTTAATAGCACAGAATAATTATGAGATAGCTGAATATATTTGGACTAATGAAATAGAAGATAAAATATTATCAAAAAAGAAAATTGATAAAAATAATTCTTTTATATCTTCAAATGGTATATTCAGCAGAGAAGGACTTATAGAGATAATAGATAAGTATTTGAATATTGATATTATTGTAAATTATGAGTATCCGATATATGCAGCTGCTGTAAACTTAAAAAAAATAAATGTAGAATATTTTAAGCTAAACGGAAAAACTCATCAGGAAATAAAAGAAATAATGATGGCAACAAGTGCTATACCTTTAGTATTTGGAAGGCAAAATATTAAGGGAGTAGATTATGTTGATGGAGGAGTTGAAATATTAAACGGAAATAATCTTCCATTGAAACCTCTTTATGATGAGAACTGTGATGAGATAATAGTTATTAATTTGTATAAAGATTCTTTTATAGAAAAGTCGTCTAATTGCAAAGTATATGAAATAGTACCTAATAGTGATATAGGCGATTTTTTTACTGGTGCTATGGATTTTTCTCTTGAAGGAGCTAGAATGCGTCTTGAAGAGGGATATAAAGATGCCAAAAATATATTAAAGCAGGTTTTTAAAATGGGTAATACTCAATTAGAAAGCATGGAAAACAGCAGTAAAATGTATCAAGATGAAATAAGAAATGAGATAAATAGGAAAAAATTAAAAAGAAAATTGAATAATGCTATTGATAGTTTGAGGCTAAATGATAATGATAAATAA
- a CDS encoding glycosyltransferase has protein sequence MKEIVILISNAGNIKDKSNQFMLNMIEHFYKSGIRITVFSKSFSKNFPAYIARKHLSSLLFTKSAKDIANISENADAIIAMDFPMNIIASMTKNIFIKKRLNKMPVIVWYALNFQNHLYFQEKKDNKTKLTEKRLIKLDYEHTLNMDIIICGSNKIKERLLYLHKDIKNIEVMQPYFSPYIFINKNKEKDKSIVIFYDREDTIFKCTAAYAQYLKETENIYRLKIIGYDKELKENINKLSIGQYVDFIDEDNNAYIAEIISNSNAIIIHNTKDSFYTQIMAAWHYKTLPIIDEKSSSAEIALDEKNALIYNSKNPISIISKIKKMSENKKTYEMFMNSINEAENNNKIIEFISSFSQGSI, from the coding sequence ATGAAAGAGATAGTTATATTAATATCGAATGCCGGAAATATAAAAGATAAATCAAATCAGTTTATGCTAAATATGATAGAGCATTTTTATAAATCTGGAATAAGAATAACTGTATTTTCAAAATCATTTTCAAAAAACTTTCCTGCTTATATAGCGAGAAAACATTTATCTTCATTACTATTTACTAAATCTGCAAAGGATATAGCAAATATATCAGAAAATGCCGATGCCATTATAGCTATGGACTTCCCTATGAATATAATTGCTTCTATGACAAAAAATATATTCATAAAAAAAAGATTAAATAAAATGCCTGTTATAGTATGGTATGCTCTTAATTTTCAAAATCATTTGTATTTTCAAGAGAAAAAAGATAATAAAACTAAATTAACAGAAAAAAGACTTATAAAATTGGATTATGAGCATACTTTAAATATGGATATAATTATATGCGGAAGCAATAAAATAAAAGAAAGACTATTATATCTGCATAAGGATATAAAAAATATAGAAGTAATGCAGCCTTATTTTTCTCCGTATATTTTTATAAATAAGAATAAAGAAAAAGATAAATCAATAGTAATATTTTATGATAGAGAGGACACTATATTTAAATGTACTGCTGCATATGCCCAATATTTAAAAGAAACTGAAAATATATACCGATTGAAAATAATAGGATATGATAAAGAATTAAAAGAAAATATAAACAAATTATCTATAGGACAGTATGTCGATTTTATAGATGAAGATAATAATGCATATATAGCAGAAATTATATCAAATTCAAATGCTATTATAATACATAATACAAAAGATTCTTTTTATACTCAGATAATGGCTGCTTGGCATTATAAAACTCTTCCTATAATAGATGAAAAAAGTTCTTCGGCTGAAATAGCATTAGATGAAAAAAATGCATTGATATACAATTCTAAAAATCCTATATCAATAATATCAAAAATAAAAAAAATGTCAGAAAATAAAAAAACATATGAAATGTTTATGAACTCTATTAATGAAGCAGAAAATAATAATAAAATAATAGAATTTATAAGCAGTTTTTCTCAAGGCAGTATATGA